Proteins co-encoded in one Psychromonas sp. L1A2 genomic window:
- the mrcB gene encoding penicillin-binding protein 1B produces the protein MLHKYTTIHTYISKRWAALLILIMIAAGTLIYLDSLVNSTFKDKQWSVASTVYARPLEIYEGLPLTLTDLREEMTLLGYHFVRNVNNPGEALVEQNKVTIFIPQFQFSDELAPAQKIKITLTNGYVSALESKNNKALVRLQPLVIGGIYPSHNEDRILIQLVDAPVSLQEILVAVEDKGFYDHYGISLRGIGRAVIANIKKGGFSQGASTLTQQLIKNYYLTPEQTLIRKAQEALMAILLELHASKAQILEGYMNEVYLGQDGPRAIHGFGLASQYYFKKNLMDLSVSQQALLVALVRGASYYNPWRNPKRALKRRNLVLDIAVRENRLDVDVAELAKKTPLGIGDRSTSTTKRYPAYLDLVRKQLQNDYKAEDLSSNGLSIFTHFNPLIQETAESSLVKMIAKQKKSDASAKLQGAVIVTQPNTGAVTAIVGGSDTQYAGFNRAIDARRQIGSLMKPAVYLTALEQSEQYTLATPISDSAYEQTLDNGDSWSPKNYDLKEHGDVLLYKALAHSYNQATARLGNELGLDKILSTIKRLGVDSDIPAVPAITLGAAELSPLDVAQMYQTISSGGFYTPLLAISSVVDAHGEVLTSYPIDIQKRFNSSSIYTLRHALQAVTHEGSAKALQWLLPDFAVAGKTGTTNDLRDSWFAGFSDDMQAVVWLGRDDNKSTGLTGSSGALRVWADIFKARAQQPLQNFPPKNVTLSWVDGESGVGSEDRCDNAIQLPFVSGTEPEEEIRCSTTDKVMDWFRNLSN, from the coding sequence GTGCTTCATAAATACACGACTATTCATACATACATAAGTAAACGATGGGCTGCATTATTAATATTAATAATGATCGCTGCCGGTACGCTCATTTACTTAGATTCTCTTGTTAACTCAACGTTTAAAGATAAACAGTGGTCAGTTGCATCAACGGTTTACGCTCGGCCTTTAGAAATATATGAAGGATTACCACTCACGTTGACTGATTTACGTGAAGAAATGACCCTACTTGGATATCATTTTGTACGTAACGTTAATAACCCCGGCGAGGCATTAGTCGAACAAAATAAAGTGACTATTTTCATCCCTCAATTTCAGTTCAGTGATGAACTAGCACCGGCACAAAAAATAAAAATCACCTTAACTAATGGCTACGTATCAGCATTAGAAAGTAAAAATAATAAAGCCTTAGTTCGTTTACAACCACTTGTTATTGGAGGAATTTATCCTTCACACAACGAGGATAGAATATTAATTCAACTTGTCGATGCCCCCGTTTCTTTACAAGAAATATTGGTTGCCGTTGAAGATAAGGGTTTTTATGATCATTATGGTATTTCGCTTCGTGGCATTGGGCGAGCAGTCATAGCAAATATTAAAAAAGGTGGATTCTCACAGGGTGCGTCAACCCTGACACAACAATTGATTAAAAATTATTACCTCACGCCAGAACAAACATTAATTCGTAAAGCGCAGGAAGCGCTAATGGCTATATTATTGGAGTTACATGCAAGCAAAGCTCAGATTTTAGAAGGATACATGAATGAAGTATACCTTGGGCAAGATGGCCCGCGCGCTATTCATGGCTTTGGTTTAGCCAGTCAGTATTATTTCAAAAAAAATCTGATGGATTTATCCGTTTCGCAACAAGCACTGTTAGTTGCACTTGTGCGCGGAGCCAGTTATTACAATCCATGGCGTAACCCTAAACGTGCATTAAAACGTAGAAATTTAGTGTTAGATATTGCAGTGAGAGAAAATCGTCTTGATGTAGATGTGGCTGAATTGGCTAAGAAAACTCCCCTAGGGATTGGTGATCGTAGCACCAGTACGACTAAACGTTACCCAGCTTATTTAGATCTTGTGCGTAAGCAATTACAGAACGATTACAAAGCGGAAGACTTAAGTTCGAATGGCTTGTCTATTTTCACCCATTTTAATCCCTTAATTCAAGAAACAGCTGAGTCTAGCTTGGTGAAAATGATTGCCAAACAAAAAAAATCTGATGCCAGTGCTAAGCTGCAAGGAGCAGTCATAGTTACGCAACCCAATACAGGCGCCGTTACCGCTATTGTTGGCGGTAGCGATACTCAATATGCAGGATTTAACCGCGCCATTGATGCTCGTCGACAAATCGGCTCATTAATGAAACCCGCCGTCTATTTAACCGCGTTGGAACAAAGTGAACAATATACATTAGCGACTCCAATAAGCGATTCAGCTTACGAGCAAACATTAGATAACGGTGATAGTTGGTCCCCTAAAAATTACGACTTAAAAGAACATGGTGATGTACTTTTATATAAAGCATTAGCGCACTCATACAATCAGGCAACAGCGCGTTTAGGCAATGAGCTAGGCTTAGATAAAATATTATCAACCATAAAACGACTTGGCGTTGATAGTGATATTCCAGCGGTCCCGGCTATTACATTAGGGGCCGCAGAATTAAGCCCACTTGACGTTGCTCAAATGTATCAAACTATTTCTTCTGGTGGCTTTTACACCCCGTTATTGGCGATCAGCTCCGTTGTCGATGCACACGGTGAAGTATTAACTAGTTACCCTATCGATATTCAAAAACGCTTTAACTCAAGCTCCATTTATACCTTACGCCACGCGTTACAAGCGGTGACGCACGAAGGATCCGCTAAAGCTTTACAATGGTTATTACCTGATTTTGCAGTGGCAGGAAAAACCGGGACAACCAATGATTTGCGAGACAGTTGGTTTGCAGGTTTTTCTGATGACATGCAAGCGGTTGTCTGGCTTGGCCGTGACGATAATAAAAGCACCGGATTGACGGGTTCAAGTGGTGCACTGCGTGTCTGGGCAGACATTTTCAAGGCACGTGCTCAACAGCCTTTACAGAACTTTCCACCAAAAAACGTCACGCTAAGTTGGGTCGATGGTGAATCAGGTGTAGGTAGCGAAGATCGCTGTGATAATGCAATACAATTACCTTTCGTCAGTGGCACTGAGCCAGAAGAAGAAATACGTTGTAGTACAACCGATAAAGTCATGGATTGGTTCCGTAACTTATCCAACTAA
- a CDS encoding carboxymuconolactone decarboxylase family protein: protein MTDFTLYTAENAPEASKPLMADSVAAFGMVPNLHAVMAEAPTLLKGYQVLHDLFQKTSFNAEELTVVWQSINVEHECHYCVPAHSAIAASMKVDQGVVDALVNKTPLANPKLEVLRETTLLMTRERGVISDEQIETFFAAGYGKQQLLEIIVGLSQKVMSNYTNHLADTPVDAPFKKFMK from the coding sequence ATGACAGATTTTACGTTATACACAGCAGAAAATGCACCTGAAGCATCAAAGCCGCTAATGGCTGATTCAGTAGCCGCATTTGGTATGGTACCTAACTTACACGCAGTAATGGCTGAAGCACCAACATTACTAAAGGGCTACCAAGTACTGCATGACCTTTTCCAAAAAACATCGTTTAACGCTGAAGAGTTAACTGTTGTATGGCAGTCAATTAACGTTGAGCATGAATGTCACTACTGTGTACCGGCACATAGTGCAATTGCAGCTTCAATGAAAGTGGACCAAGGTGTTGTTGATGCCCTTGTGAATAAAACACCATTGGCAAACCCTAAGTTAGAAGTATTACGTGAAACGACACTTTTAATGACGCGTGAACGTGGTGTTATTAGCGATGAGCAAATTGAGACGTTTTTTGCTGCAGGTTACGGCAAGCAACAGCTACTTGAAATTATTGTTGGTTTATCTCAAAAAGTAATGAGCAACTACACAAATCACCTTGCAGATACGCCAGTTGATGCACCATTTAAAAAATTCATGAAATAA
- the nfsA gene encoding oxygen-insensitive NADPH nitroreductase, with protein sequence MNKTIETMLNHRSIRQYTDQPIEKSQLDTIIQAGLAASSSSMLQVVSIIRVTDKSKRKLLAEYAGNQAYVENATEFLVFCIDYQRHAAINPEVQADFTELTLIGAVDCGIMAQNCLLAAESLGLGGVYIGGLRNKIQLVDELLELPQNTSVLFGMCLGYPAQDPEVKPRLPAHVIMHENQYQPLKMEDIKSYDEVIHNYYASRSSNQKQSTWSEQVTGQLSKESRPHILPYLNKKGLTKR encoded by the coding sequence ATGAACAAAACCATTGAGACCATGTTAAACCACCGATCGATTCGCCAATATACGGATCAACCGATAGAAAAAAGCCAACTTGATACCATTATCCAAGCTGGATTAGCGGCTTCTTCATCGAGCATGTTACAAGTCGTTTCTATTATTCGAGTAACGGATAAAAGTAAACGTAAGTTGTTAGCAGAGTATGCAGGTAATCAAGCTTATGTTGAAAATGCGACTGAGTTTTTGGTGTTCTGTATTGACTATCAACGTCATGCAGCAATTAACCCTGAGGTACAGGCTGATTTTACCGAACTAACACTGATAGGTGCGGTTGATTGTGGCATTATGGCGCAAAACTGCCTGTTAGCTGCTGAGTCATTAGGGTTAGGTGGCGTGTATATTGGTGGGCTACGTAACAAGATACAGTTGGTTGATGAGCTGCTTGAATTACCACAAAATACATCGGTATTATTTGGTATGTGTTTAGGTTACCCAGCCCAAGATCCTGAAGTTAAACCGCGTTTGCCTGCTCATGTAATTATGCATGAAAATCAATATCAGCCACTGAAGATGGAAGATATTAAAAGTTATGATGAAGTGATACATAACTATTATGCAAGCCGCTCAAGCAATCAAAAACAAAGTACGTGGTCTGAACAGGTAACGGGACAATTATCGAAAGAATCTCGTCCGCACATTCTGCCGTACTTGAATAAAAAAGGCTTAACAAAACGTTAG
- a CDS encoding ATP-binding protein: protein MSTLTLTLIRGLPGSGKSTLAKKRVEEAANSTDKTIVHLEADMYFIDDAGVYFFQPALIKQAHAWCQQACETLLQQQQNVIVSNTFIKHWEMKAYQQLAKQYNAKLEVIVCKGKFTNIHEVPDETVKRMKQQWQP, encoded by the coding sequence ATGTCTACATTAACGCTTACCTTAATACGTGGTTTACCCGGTAGTGGTAAAAGTACATTGGCTAAAAAGCGCGTGGAAGAAGCGGCTAATTCGACAGATAAAACAATAGTGCATTTAGAAGCGGACATGTATTTTATTGATGACGCTGGTGTGTATTTTTTTCAACCTGCACTTATTAAACAAGCACATGCATGGTGTCAGCAAGCCTGTGAAACGTTATTGCAGCAACAACAAAATGTAATAGTATCGAATACGTTTATTAAGCATTGGGAAATGAAAGCCTATCAACAATTAGCCAAGCAGTATAACGCTAAGCTAGAGGTGATTGTGTGTAAGGGGAAATTTACTAATATTCATGAAGTGCCTGACGAAACCGTTAAAAGAATGAAACAGCAATGGCAGCCGTAA
- a CDS encoding rhodanese-like domain-containing protein: MVNKSIKYTLIFTLGMLFNASLFAEPIWIDVRSYIENKIDNIEGDKRISHSDIVDEVSELFPDKNADIRLYCRSGIRAENALSALHKAGYNNVINVGSIERARELRFSSEVVK, encoded by the coding sequence ATGGTTAATAAATCGATTAAATATACACTTATTTTCACACTGGGCATGCTATTCAATGCAAGCTTATTCGCTGAACCCATTTGGATTGATGTGAGAAGTTATATTGAAAATAAGATTGATAATATTGAAGGTGATAAACGTATATCACATTCAGATATAGTGGATGAAGTCAGCGAATTGTTTCCTGATAAAAATGCCGATATTCGTTTGTATTGTCGTAGTGGCATTAGGGCTGAAAACGCCTTATCTGCTTTACATAAAGCAGGATACAATAACGTCATCAATGTCGGTAGTATTGAGCGTGCACGTGAATTAAGGTTTAGCAGTGAGGTTGTTAAATAA
- a CDS encoding AraC family transcriptional regulator, with the protein MTKHTHKTPNIAPSDNAFIIDHTRPVLTHSRNMQAETGVTAHSHARGQLLWAATGILSVTSNETIWVVPPTHAVWIPSYIPHQVNSETDTQLRNIYIDPSYPVRQNEKSILMLTMSPLLREVILKLTDYKIPLTAQKIKHLGLVAIDELGVLESFHNNIHSGQDPRLQRLINYIVQHPNQAISLPDLSKIAGASVRTIERLFKAETGMTFRQWRSQFKLMNSLALLTQGKTSTFVAHELGYKNVSSFIATFRAQFGYTPQEYITQI; encoded by the coding sequence ATGACAAAACATACCCATAAAACGCCAAATATAGCACCCAGTGATAATGCATTTATTATTGACCATACTCGTCCTGTACTGACGCATAGTAGGAATATGCAAGCGGAAACAGGTGTTACCGCTCACTCTCATGCGAGAGGACAACTACTATGGGCTGCAACGGGTATTTTAAGTGTGACTAGCAATGAGACTATATGGGTTGTCCCTCCCACTCATGCAGTTTGGATTCCAAGTTATATTCCTCATCAAGTAAACAGTGAAACAGATACTCAATTACGCAATATCTACATTGACCCTTCGTACCCTGTTAGACAAAATGAAAAATCTATTTTGATGCTCACAATGAGCCCCCTTTTACGAGAAGTTATCTTAAAGTTAACCGACTATAAAATACCTTTAACGGCTCAAAAAATTAAACACTTAGGCTTGGTTGCTATTGATGAGTTGGGAGTGCTTGAGTCATTTCATAACAATATTCATTCAGGGCAAGATCCCCGCTTACAACGGTTAATTAATTACATTGTACAACACCCAAACCAGGCCATTTCATTACCCGATTTATCGAAAATAGCAGGCGCGAGCGTCCGTACAATAGAACGCCTTTTTAAAGCAGAAACGGGGATGACATTTCGTCAATGGCGTAGTCAATTTAAATTAATGAACTCACTTGCATTACTAACGCAGGGGAAAACATCAACCTTCGTAGCTCATGAATTAGGCTATAAAAATGTCAGCAGTTTTATAGCCACGTTCAGAGCACAATTTGGGTACACACCACAGGAATATATAACGCAGATCTAA
- a CDS encoding SLC13 family permease, which yields MQTKYSVRLLSFIGVLGIALMLVLSPIENQSLSFSYSAAVVLMTLACWSTSVIPPFLAGLIFFALSTIFHLVEPAILFSGFASTAVWLIVAGFVIGGAISSSGLDKRLASIIAPHLTLSYFRLIFGLVLTAMLLGFIMPSSVGRAIVLIPVGMALAEHVGFTSGSNGRRGIAVALAIACNMPSFAVLPANIPNMILAGASETLFNIHFSYIEYLLLHFPILGVIKSMLLVGLVLFIFPDKVVSPTNIKEAYSGSIPTFDNKQQRKVTLLLVITLLFWVTDSIHGINSAWIGLTTAIILLLPKWGVLEPKAFNSSVDFGTIIFVAAALGLGALVNTSGIGEYMGQVFSHLLPTSSDNTFLNFMSLSLISTFTGLVTTIPGVPTVLSPMATDFSQLTGFSLPAVLMTQVIGFSTVIFPYQVAPLILAMQLSKESLGSLLKVTLPLAIITILFLMPLDYLWWLALGWIN from the coding sequence ATGCAAACCAAATACAGTGTTCGGTTATTGTCCTTTATTGGTGTGTTAGGTATTGCATTGATGCTTGTTTTATCTCCTATTGAAAACCAATCACTATCTTTTTCTTATAGCGCTGCTGTTGTGTTGATGACCTTAGCTTGTTGGAGCACCTCTGTTATTCCTCCCTTTCTAGCTGGGCTGATCTTTTTTGCTTTATCAACGATTTTTCATTTGGTTGAGCCCGCTATTTTATTTTCAGGATTTGCTTCTACCGCGGTGTGGTTAATTGTTGCAGGGTTTGTGATAGGGGGAGCGATTTCATCATCTGGCTTAGATAAACGATTAGCATCCATCATTGCACCACATTTAACCTTGAGTTATTTTCGTTTGATCTTTGGTTTGGTGTTAACGGCTATGTTGCTTGGCTTTATTATGCCTTCTTCAGTGGGACGGGCGATTGTTTTGATTCCTGTAGGTATGGCTTTAGCTGAACATGTAGGTTTCACATCGGGCAGTAATGGCCGTCGAGGGATTGCGGTAGCGTTAGCAATTGCTTGTAATATGCCTAGCTTTGCGGTGTTACCCGCTAATATTCCTAATATGATTTTAGCGGGGGCGAGTGAAACGTTGTTTAATATTCACTTTAGTTACATTGAATATCTACTTTTGCATTTTCCAATCCTTGGTGTGATTAAATCAATGTTACTGGTAGGTTTAGTGCTGTTTATTTTTCCAGATAAAGTTGTTTCCCCTACTAATATTAAAGAGGCTTATTCAGGTTCAATACCTACATTCGATAATAAGCAACAAAGAAAAGTCACTTTGCTTCTCGTGATTACTTTATTATTTTGGGTGACGGATTCAATACATGGGATTAACTCCGCTTGGATTGGGTTAACCACCGCTATTATTTTATTATTGCCGAAATGGGGAGTGCTTGAACCTAAAGCATTTAATAGCTCGGTTGATTTTGGCACGATCATTTTTGTAGCGGCAGCACTTGGTTTGGGGGCGTTAGTGAATACATCTGGCATAGGTGAGTATATGGGACAAGTATTTAGTCATTTGTTACCCACATCATCGGATAATACTTTTTTAAACTTTATGTCGCTTTCTCTTATCTCTACTTTTACTGGGCTAGTCACGACTATACCGGGTGTGCCTACGGTACTTTCACCGATGGCTACAGACTTTTCTCAATTAACTGGTTTTTCATTACCCGCAGTTTTAATGACACAGGTTATTGGTTTTTCTACTGTTATATTTCCTTATCAGGTGGCGCCGCTTATTCTTGCGATGCAACTTTCAAAAGAATCGTTAGGTAGTTTATTGAAGGTCACGTTGCCGCTGGCGATCATCACTATTTTGTTCTTAATGCCATTAGATTATTTATGGTGGTTGGCACTTGGTTGGATAAATTAA
- a CDS encoding GFA family protein gives MAKIITGGCCCGDVTFTVEDNFSDFFFCHCEQCRKLTGSAHAANLFTSANNINWISGIEKIKRYDHPERTFTQAFCENCGSGLPFITQGGESLIVPAGSLNEESVKTLDAQIFCAEQTEWHKSGLSVVNKVPGFPE, from the coding sequence ATGGCTAAAATTATTACTGGTGGTTGTTGCTGTGGCGACGTTACTTTTACTGTTGAAGATAACTTTAGTGATTTTTTCTTTTGTCATTGCGAACAATGCAGAAAATTAACCGGCAGTGCGCATGCCGCTAATTTATTCACATCAGCAAATAATATTAACTGGATTAGCGGAATAGAAAAAATAAAACGCTACGACCACCCAGAGCGTACCTTTACGCAAGCATTCTGTGAAAACTGTGGTTCTGGATTACCTTTTATAACGCAAGGTGGGGAATCTTTAATTGTCCCTGCAGGCAGCTTAAATGAAGAGTCTGTTAAAACGTTAGATGCTCAAATATTCTGTGCTGAACAAACTGAATGGCACAAAAGTGGTTTAAGTGTCGTTAATAAAGTGCCAGGCTTTCCTGAGTAA
- a CDS encoding SDR family NAD(P)-dependent oxidoreductase — protein MTQSLPLAIVAGAGPGLGNTLLSHFERGGYKVVGLNRSLPSTTDFDIRVVDLTNEKATNTVIASLIKEYGAPKVVIHNTAQLVIKPLAETTADDFETCWRSMALSAFVLAKSLMQPMVDNGGGTFIVSGATASLRGSAKFSAFSSAKFALRGLTQSLAREFQSQGVHVVHSILDGIIDTDNSRSLHSLDPSKMMKPEDIADVYLGLCQQPKSTWTHECDLRPFDGSF, from the coding sequence ATGACTCAATCTCTCCCTCTTGCAATTGTTGCTGGCGCAGGCCCCGGTTTAGGTAATACATTATTAAGTCACTTTGAGCGTGGTGGTTATAAGGTGGTTGGCTTAAATCGTTCGTTACCCTCAACAACAGATTTTGATATTCGTGTTGTTGATTTAACCAATGAGAAAGCAACGAATACGGTAATCGCATCGCTAATAAAAGAATATGGCGCGCCTAAAGTGGTTATTCATAATACTGCACAGTTAGTTATTAAGCCTTTAGCTGAGACGACTGCCGATGATTTTGAAACTTGTTGGCGTAGTATGGCTTTATCTGCTTTCGTATTAGCTAAATCACTGATGCAACCAATGGTTGATAATGGTGGTGGTACGTTTATTGTTTCGGGGGCAACGGCTAGTTTACGCGGTAGTGCTAAGTTTTCTGCTTTCTCTTCAGCTAAGTTTGCGTTGAGGGGATTAACACAATCACTAGCACGTGAATTTCAATCACAAGGTGTACATGTTGTTCATAGCATATTGGATGGCATTATTGATACGGATAATAGCCGTTCATTGCATAGTCTCGACCCTAGCAAAATGATGAAGCCAGAAGATATTGCTGACGTATATTTGGGGCTTTGCCAACAACCTAAATCGACATGGACACATGAATGTGATTTACGTCCATTTGATGGAAGCTTTTGA
- a CDS encoding metal-dependent hydrolase yields the protein MDSVSQIVLGSSIAAAIGHKQLGRSTLVIGAVLATLPDLDVLLPATDAVTRFTEHRSFSHSLFVLFPFAFICFAFLKLSFKRKFTKVIISNQRLFWLCCLPLVTHPMLDAFTSYGTQLFWPLASHPISIASIFAVDPLYTLPLLIGCVYLWRNGDNEKKGKARRINHIGLILSSGYLLLGLFLQNQVQKRVEIVLQENNIAKDKIFISPLYPNFNWWGAIVIDNGVYYNVKVNILASDSALSIKQDLGYGQLNVYPPALKSLDWFTHGFIRLEEVEGQLVATDLRMKTGQLDYAFKFALAEKESEGWKVISPIRL from the coding sequence ATGGATTCAGTCAGTCAAATTGTATTAGGTAGTAGTATTGCTGCGGCTATTGGGCATAAACAACTGGGACGAAGTACACTCGTTATTGGGGCAGTACTTGCCACGTTACCTGATTTAGATGTTTTATTACCTGCAACCGATGCCGTTACTCGTTTTACTGAGCATCGTAGTTTTTCTCATTCTTTATTTGTTTTGTTTCCCTTCGCATTCATCTGCTTTGCCTTTTTAAAACTCAGCTTTAAAAGAAAATTTACAAAAGTGATTATTTCTAATCAACGTTTATTTTGGTTGTGTTGTTTACCCTTAGTGACTCACCCGATGCTTGATGCATTTACTAGTTACGGTACTCAGTTATTTTGGCCGTTAGCCAGTCACCCTATTTCAATTGCTTCAATTTTTGCGGTTGACCCTTTGTATACATTGCCTTTGTTAATTGGCTGCGTATACCTATGGCGAAATGGCGATAATGAAAAGAAAGGTAAAGCGAGACGCATTAACCATATCGGCTTAATACTGAGTAGTGGTTATTTGTTGTTGGGGTTGTTTTTGCAAAATCAGGTACAAAAAAGAGTAGAGATCGTCTTGCAAGAAAATAATATAGCGAAGGATAAAATATTCATTTCCCCGCTTTATCCGAATTTTAATTGGTGGGGCGCTATCGTGATCGATAATGGGGTTTATTACAATGTGAAGGTCAATATACTTGCAAGTGATTCTGCGTTATCGATAAAACAAGATTTAGGTTATGGCCAGCTTAATGTTTATCCGCCTGCATTAAAGTCTTTAGATTGGTTTACTCATGGATTCATTCGCTTAGAAGAGGTAGAAGGGCAATTGGTCGCAACAGACCTGAGAATGAAAACAGGGCAGTTAGATTATGCTTTTAAATTTGCATTAGCAGAAAAAGAAAGTGAGGGGTGGAAAGTGATATCACCGATACGTTTATGA
- a CDS encoding putative bifunctional diguanylate cyclase/phosphodiesterase, whose translation MNILIVDDDKIDREMIVRALTRSNILCNITQVDMVDRALEVLAHTAFDVVLLDYNLPQRNGIELLIELKDMPAKENTVVIMTSTSKEDDLATSSINAGAQDFLVKTEINAFRLQRAIANAQVRASLEQELLRSHQRTKELAERDNLTGLANRYYFDESLCHEIKKQQRDKSKLALLLIDLDYFKFVNDNYGHDIGDQLLIAVTKRITSCLRGSELFARLGGDEFAITLTNLESAFGASTVAKRIIESLQKPFEIGHHVITSGASIGISLCPSDSTDVKELFKYADIAMYRSKSDGRNQFCFFEAKMQETFLENFLIENQLRSALTNDEFYLLYQPVISTLNGKITGVEALIRFEIEDITQRPDIFIPIAEKSRLIIEIGRWVIAEAIKQLSYWQKIQGSTLTMSINLSSIQLSDEGLIESIESTLIKHGVNASHIEFELTETALLVEQENTTKMIQSISDLGCKISLDDFGTGFSSISHLHRFPINTVKVDKSLMPSALPKENTKPFLAGLVVMIQSLELDIIAEGIETEIDLNLCIELGVNKMQGYYFDKPLTVHELESRYL comes from the coding sequence ATGAACATACTCATTGTTGATGACGATAAAATCGATAGAGAAATGATCGTAAGAGCATTAACCCGCAGTAATATTTTATGCAACATTACACAAGTTGATATGGTGGATCGGGCACTTGAAGTATTAGCGCACACAGCATTTGACGTCGTATTACTCGATTATAACTTACCTCAACGTAACGGTATCGAACTCTTAATTGAGTTAAAGGACATGCCAGCTAAAGAGAATACTGTTGTTATCATGACAAGCACCTCGAAAGAAGATGACTTAGCCACTAGTAGTATTAACGCAGGGGCACAAGACTTCTTGGTTAAAACAGAGATCAACGCCTTTAGACTACAAAGAGCAATAGCCAACGCACAAGTACGTGCTTCTTTAGAGCAAGAACTACTTCGTAGCCATCAACGTACTAAAGAGCTTGCAGAACGAGATAACCTAACCGGTTTAGCTAATCGTTATTATTTTGACGAGTCTTTATGCCATGAAATAAAAAAACAACAAAGAGACAAAAGTAAACTTGCTCTATTACTGATCGATTTAGACTATTTTAAATTTGTGAATGATAACTATGGCCATGATATAGGTGATCAGTTATTGATTGCGGTCACCAAACGCATTACCAGTTGTTTACGTGGTAGCGAGCTATTTGCGCGTTTAGGCGGAGATGAGTTTGCCATCACACTGACTAATTTAGAATCTGCTTTCGGAGCAAGCACCGTTGCCAAACGCATCATAGAATCATTACAAAAACCTTTTGAAATTGGACATCATGTCATCACTTCCGGAGCGAGTATTGGTATTTCACTATGCCCAAGTGATAGTACTGATGTTAAAGAACTATTTAAATACGCAGATATTGCAATGTATCGATCTAAAAGTGATGGTCGTAACCAGTTTTGTTTTTTTGAAGCTAAAATGCAAGAAACGTTTTTAGAAAATTTCTTAATCGAAAATCAATTGCGAAGTGCGCTAACAAATGATGAATTTTACTTACTCTATCAACCTGTTATTAGTACATTAAACGGAAAAATAACAGGTGTTGAAGCATTAATACGTTTTGAAATTGAAGATATTACTCAACGGCCTGATATATTTATTCCTATTGCAGAAAAATCTAGATTAATTATAGAAATTGGACGTTGGGTTATAGCAGAAGCAATTAAACAGTTGAGTTATTGGCAGAAAATACAAGGTTCAACATTGACCATGTCGATCAACTTATCCTCAATCCAATTAAGCGACGAAGGGTTAATTGAGTCTATAGAATCAACCTTAATAAAACACGGGGTTAATGCCTCGCACATTGAATTTGAGTTAACTGAAACGGCTTTATTGGTCGAACAAGAAAATACAACGAAGATGATTCAAAGTATTAGTGATTTAGGATGTAAAATTTCACTAGATGATTTTGGAACAGGATTCTCCTCTATTTCGCATTTACATCGATTTCCAATTAACACCGTTAAAGTTGATAAAAGCTTAATGCCGAGTGCCTTGCCCAAAGAAAATACCAAACCTTTTTTAGCTGGATTAGTAGTAATGATTCAGTCATTGGAATTAGATATTATTGCCGAAGGTATTGAAACCGAAATCGATCTCAACCTATGTATTGAGTTAGGTGTTAATAAAATGCAAGGTTATTACTTTGATAAACCACTCACAGTACATGAACTAGAAAGTCGTTATTTATAA